The DNA region AATAGAAcattaattttatataattaaagAAACGTTCGAACTTCATAAAAGTAAGCATAAAAACAGAGGAAAGAGAGAGTCGAGAGGGTTTGTAGTCTCTAGAGAGTAGGAGTGTACAAAtaaaaccgacaaaccgcaccaacccgataattcgagtcaaatcgagaaaaaaaatccgactatggtttggtttgattggtttggtgttgtttggtttggttttaactaaaaaaaaaaaagtcaaaccgaaaccaaatcaACCAGATATTATATGTAcataagttttaaatatatttaatacatgaaaatatttattgtagtgtagtttataaatatttcttaagctttttcataattttatcttttaacgtattatttcaagtttggacttataattttttgatgctccaataagttttatagtccataaatgttagtaactcaaataaatcctaaaccaaaatcaaatcaatactaacgataataaaaaatattcaattcaattgtactatgaatgaaaatagtgtttgatatctattttttagtttttccatggtttagataaaatgcataacttatttttcttttagtgtttagtcatgtaaataatagtacttattagtcgtacttatttttgcaacttattagtaattttaaattatatttgtttttattatggctaattaataatatttattttatgcgattttctcttctttattgttgaatattttagtacaatgccatgaatcatctcataattatgttattttattaaaaaaacacATTATATAATTCTGTCTTACTAGGATTATAGAAATATTTGAAGCATAAATTCtatgttttgtgctatgaagactttatgataaaaaaaacccgaaaaatccgaaaacccgaaaaatctgaaaaaccgagatttaaaaacccgacttttattggtttgatttgatctttagatttaataactcGATATAATTGGTTTAGTTTTGTAATTAGAAAATCTGAACCAACCcaacctatgtacacccctagtagAGAGTGTTGAAGAAATTATTGTAAAGcttgacttttaaattataaaatttatttcgGGAAACAactttttactaaaaaaaaactatttttgagataGGTTGTTTGTTTTTACACAAATTTTAAATTAAACGTTatttattagaaaatattttagattgaaaaaaaaaatcaaataaaccaaaCACGATGGTTTTTGTTTAGATTTGGCAAACAAAATAGGCAGATAAAAATATTTAGTCAAAGATTCGAACCCAAGAACAACAACCTCTCTTTGAACACCCTAGGCCACCAAACTATCTCACTAAGCTGTGTTAAGGATATTCGTAATATAATACATAACCATATAAAGTACTAGTATTTGAACTATATATGCCGTATAATTTTCGGTTGACCAGCCTTGGCATAAGCCATAAGGTGGCTATGCCAGTGCTTGCCCCCTTCCCCGCAATTACAGCTCATTCACCGCTTTTTATGTTGAAATCCTATCTTTGTCTTTCCAGGCTGCCTTTTTTGTGCTCTTCCTCCCACCCCGAGAAAGAACCTCCACTTGGATTCATTTCAAAACTCGAGTTCTTATTTAGAATTCTCGTATATGAAGTTCGAACGAGAGCTTTGATATAGTTCAAATTGACAAGCAGTAAATATCTTATCATGGACCAAAACCTCAACAGCACGATCAAACACATCCAGTGGAGACAGATTGGGATATGTAGCTCATGTGTATCTCCAAATATTTTATGTAGATACATGCCAATTATAAGATCTGAGACGGACTTAGAAAGCACTTGATCATATAAGAAGTTTATAGTCAGGTCTTGATCATTTACTTGTAGTAAAGGATTTCCTTTTGTTGCAATGTAAAGAGATGCGTCAGTTAAGAAAATTTATACCAAGTTACTTCAACTGACTTCCTgtgtcaacaacaacaacaacaacagacaCAGTGAATTACCACAAGTCGGGTCTGgaagagggtagtgtgtacgcaaactttACCCTATCCTAGAAGGGCAGAGAGGCTAtctccgatagaccctcgactgtGTGAAACACCAGAAAACAAAAATCATAACCTTCATATTTTGGAACTTGGAAATGAAGATTTCTGATCTATTCACGTCGAAGTAGGAACAATTAATATATTTTCCTCAGATAGGAATAGGAAATAATTAAGAGAGTGAGGAATTCAGCTGATAAACAGTTCTCGTTCATCACTATTTCATATCTACATCCCACAGAAGTAACTCAACAAAGCCTATACATTGGATTGAAATTTCTATAAACAAAATTGAAAGAAAGCATAGATAACAGGATCAAACAACAGTAGCAGTAATGCAGTAGTACCTGCATTTATCTACCATCTGCTGATTTAAAGGACTCTGCAAATCCAGTAGGCCTAGCAGGGATAGTGTCTTCAAGGTCGACGTCTTCTCCTTCTGTTTCTTGCCATCCCTTTACCATTTGATCGAGGGGAAGACTGTAATCAATACCACAATAGTcctcttcatcttcctcaaggGGCTTCCATTTCTCAACAAGCGGGGCGAGCACGTTCACAGCATGGGACATATCAGGCCGTTGTCCCGGCTCCCTTGCTGTGCAGTGACCAGCAAGTTCTGCAATGGTGTAGATGCTGCTCTCAAATGCCTCCTCTTTTACATCCAGAGCTGGATCGATGGCTGCCATTAGTTTCTCTTTACAGGATTTGATGTTCCAGAACCATGCAACTAAGTATTGGCTCTCATTAGGTCTATCCTCATCAAGCACCATCCAACCAGTTAACAACTCCATTAGCACCACGCCGAAACTAAACACATCAACCTTTGTGGTGATTTTACCAGTAACTGGATCAAAACAGCGAGTCAAATGAGTTAGCAAAACAGCAGAAATACTTCAGAATATGAGATTAAGCAAATCCTACGTGTCTACAAGAGTAGTAATTACAATAATTAAGATTGATACTCAAAAACATCTTATCAGTTAACATATTTATTAGGTGACATAACATGCAGACTATGACTAAATAGTCCAGATATTGATCCTGGTATCTTATTTTACTACGTGCACTGAGAAAATGAGCGTATCAGGGTagctgcctacatcacaccccttggggtgcggcccttaCCCGGACCCTGTGTGAATGCGAGATGCTTCATgcatcgggctgccctttttttaaCATGCAGACTATGACTAAAtagtccagatattgatactggCATCTTATTTTGCTATCTTTTGGTGTTTAGGTGCACtgagaaaatgaacaaaagaagTCTGAACACATCCAGGACTCGAGTATACTAGTGAAGCCACAGCACATTCTTGCCTGTAGAACAGACAAGACACTTCAATCATGTCCACGGAACTTAATTTATCCACCTCTAACTGGTTAATATGGAAGGCAGTAATACTATTTAAACCAAAGAGATAATAGAGAGTACTCAagagacttaaaaatataacatcaCTTTCTTGTTTAGcgacatgttgggtcatcctagaAGTAAAAGGATAGGAGTAAAACAATGCTTACCAGCATATTCAGGTGCTAGATATCCAAAAGTTCCAGCTAGCCTGGTTACCACAGAGTTCTTCTCTCCATCAGGAGCAAGTTTCACAAGTCCAAAGTCTGATACTTTTGCTCGGAAATCATCAGTCAGCAAGATATTTGAGGACTTGAGATCTCTGTGTACGAAACACTGATGAGCGAGTGTATGCAGATACTCCATTCCTCTAGCAACATCTAAGGCAATATTCAGCCTCCTCTTCCACGATAGAGGCTCCAAATTCAGACTTTTCCAGTGGAAAAGATGCTCGTTAAGAGCACCTAGTGGCATGTATTCATAAACAAGAATTCTTTCGTTGCCTTCAGCTGAATATCCCAATAGAGACACTAGATTCCGATGTCTGACTTTCGAAAGAACAGAAATTTCAGCTTGAAATTCATCCGACGCTTTGCTGCTAATAACTCCAGCCTCCATTCTTTTGACAGCTATTTTTGTCCCATCGTCTAATTCTCCTTTATAAACCACTCCAAAACCACCACGACCAAGTTCATTTTCTGGAGCAAAGTTCTTGGTTACATTCCTAAGTACTTGAACTGATATGACCAAATTGCCAGCTTCAACCATAGGGTATTTACCACTGTGTATGCTAGCAGAACCACTTTCAGTCAATATCGAAAGATTTCCTTTAGTTTCATCGGCTATTGCTATCTTGACCATGTCATTCGAATCAGAAGGATCTCTAGGATGAATCACAAGAGAAGTTGGACCTTTGCGCCTATCCATACTCCTCTTCCGGATATAAACATATAATGAAATAGCAAGAAAAACTAAGATTGTAAAACTTGCAATAGGAACCACAAAAATTACTAACTTAGACTTAGAAGAGCTTGACTTACTCGTCGATGAATAGGGTGAAGCACCAGGGGatgtattattattcttttgTGAAGGGGTTGCTACAAGAGGACTCGAGTTCAGTTGTGAATTTCCACTTACAAAAAGTTTCACGGGGCCAGTAAATTTTGGCAGAGGAAGGGAAATGTTGTTATTACTTAAATCAAGCACAACCAAATGTTTCAAGCtagtccaactagatggaatagAACCAGCAATATTGTTAGATCCAAGATAGATATGAGTTAGAGAATCTAATTTTGCAATGGAAGGACTCAAGGTTCCAGAAAGATTGAACTTAGGCAAGTTTATCACAATAACCTTTTGGTTATTGTCACAGCTTAATCCCCACCACGGACCGTCGCAAGGATTATTTCCTGACCATGATTCAACAAGCTTAGATGGATAATTCAACTCATCAAGAAATTCTAAAAGTGCCATAACCTCTGTGTTACAAAGTGCACCTATTTTGGTTTGACAAAAAGAGTTGGATTGACAACTAACATTTGTAGCCTTGAAATTTGGTATTGGACCCATGAAATGATTGTTATTCAAATCAAGATGGCTTATTGGCATATTTGCTAAAGATTCAGGAATTAAACCAACAAGATCATTGCTGTTGACATTAAGATCCTGCAGATATATCAAACTACCAATCTTCTTTGGAATTTTACCTGAAAAATGATTCCCATGTAGCCAAAGACTTGTCATTAATCCCATtgttgaaatcacatcaattgaACCACTCATTCCATCACCAAACTGATCATTCAACCAAAGCATTTTTAGCTCAGAGTCCTTAAAAGTACCTGGAATAGGACCCGAAAGTCGATTCTTGGACAATAACAGTACATCTAAAGAAGACATATTTCCAAGAAACTCAGGTAAAAAACCAGCTAAATTGCAATTCACCAAAGTCAAGTTAGTCAATTGAGCTGAACCTTGCAATTCACTAGGCAAAGACCAACCAGTAGTGGCATTCAGAGGATTGTCATCTAATGCCAACACTTCTAAACTCACAAGTCCATTAAAGAAATCAGATGGAATACTATCAAACTGGTTAAAATCCAAGAAAGCATACCTCAATTCAGACAAACCACTAAAAGATGGTAACTTTCCACTGAATTGGTTCCTTTGCAACCCCAAACTTGTCAGTTTAGACAACTGATTAAATTTCTGTGGTAAAGAACCTTTTAACCCCAACCCCATAACTTGAATCTGTTGAATTCTGTTACCACTACAAATTATATGAGGCCAAGCTTGAGGACCACAAGGGTCATTACCATTAACTGGCCAATCCAAAAGCTCTGAATTTTCCAAACCTTTTCTGAACTCATTGATTATGGCTAAGTCATTGGGGTCTGTAACACTGTAAGCAAATGAAAAAAGTGAAAGAAGCAGCGTTAGAACAAACCCCATTTGGTTAGTAGCTTCCATTTCCAACCAAGAACCCCTGTAGACATGTATTGACACAATTCACATAATTCAAGAAAGTTAATTACATGTGACAACTAATGGCTGTTTTTTTGTGTAATCCCAATT from Nicotiana tabacum cultivar K326 chromosome 24, ASM71507v2, whole genome shotgun sequence includes:
- the LOC107787229 gene encoding receptor-like kinase TMK4 translates to MEATNQMGFVLTLLLSLFSFAYSVTDPNDLAIINEFRKGLENSELLDWPVNGNDPCGPQAWPHIICSGNRIQQIQVMGLGLKGSLPQKFNQLSKLTSLGLQRNQFSGKLPSFSGLSELRYAFLDFNQFDSIPSDFFNGLVSLEVLALDDNPLNATTGWSLPSELQGSAQLTNLTLVNCNLAGFLPEFLGNMSSLDVLLLSKNRLSGPIPGTFKDSELKMLWLNDQFGDGMSGSIDVISTMGLMTSLWLHGNHFSGKIPKKIGSLIYLQDLNVNSNDLVGLIPESLANMPISHLDLNNNHFMGPIPNFKATNVSCQSNSFCQTKIGALCNTEVMALLEFLDELNYPSKLVESWSGNNPCDGPWWGLSCDNNQKVIVINLPKFNLSGTLSPSIAKLDSLTHIYLGSNNIAGSIPSSWTSLKHLVVLDLSNNNISLPLPKFTGPVKLFVSGNSQLNSSPLVATPSQKNNNTSPGASPYSSTSKSSSSKSKLVIFVVPIASFTILVFLAISLYVYIRKRSMDRRKGPTSLVIHPRDPSDSNDMVKIAIADETKGNLSILTESGSASIHSGKYPMVEAGNLVISVQVLRNVTKNFAPENELGRGGFGVVYKGELDDGTKIAVKRMEAGVISSKASDEFQAEISVLSKVRHRNLVSLLGYSAEGNERILVYEYMPLGALNEHLFHWKSLNLEPLSWKRRLNIALDVARGMEYLHTLAHQCFVHRDLKSSNILLTDDFRAKVSDFGLVKLAPDGEKNSVVTRLAGTFGYLAPEYAVTGKITTKVDVFSFGVVLMELLTGWMVLDEDRPNESQYLVAWFWNIKSCKEKLMAAIDPALDVKEEAFESSIYTIAELAGHCTAREPGQRPDMSHAVNVLAPLVEKWKPLEEDEEDYCGIDYSLPLDQMVKGWQETEGEDVDLEDTIPARPTGFAESFKSADGR